A single region of the Anaerolineales bacterium genome encodes:
- a CDS encoding GAF domain-containing protein, producing the protein MSVLASNSSSDTAAMSAAILDHLRGALSLEAAADWLNIPVETFKAHLDTFLQGGARALGGTGMEDHETTGKIMALSAVNQMLGTILVLDDLLREAVDVLKTLFGYFPSIGLIQEDTILIKHGYYADESRLESGLRLTLDSRHPMAWCARNGRLLNIPDMIEDSRFNPDNLTNQARSYLVFPLILKGTTLGVLMVNHLEPRHFDSRDVAVLETVSFHLAVAVENALLFTQIDRRVMQLEMFRGIASHAIEARDMETLIQHTTTAAREMMGCDLLGIGILGEQNEYLLLSSQEFGQSPVQQVIALESGTLIAAVVNGISSRHYPNRALAENDQVRFQGARMQSGVCVPLRQRGEMIGVIFAESRHPYAFDTHDISTLKLLADQLSGALNGVSLFEQTQAQLNEIRKFRQLANESNVGIVTRDGEGVIEYANSAAAELFGATSPESLSGRLFNEFVADPEAWAKANEQFTTWAMQLGGWSGEVRLKPVNDQETVVEISIFPIFATNGEFINFGMILQDVTERRALSQAMEQEKLRFEALFESTDNGLIAWDEQWRIVLVNSTAAMYLGVPGEYLESLSRSSIRLLPPLEKIMTADEDVRFELEGKVRRMVRCRHIPWQTTTSSGMLTVIYDETSQAELERQRDDMLHMLVHDLRSPLQSVLNGVIFAQEALDEKHNEVNPARALNYLGKAGRGLAQIMSVADNLLQITKLEAGMMPIQPSLLDVRAVLQEVVDSLIGKTTAARLNADVCVDANVPPLSADGGLLRRALINLYDNAIKFSPPGSTITLAAHTLPPADPNDQRVGVVLSITDAGPGVPESYRQVIFEKYGQAPNQESGQKGTGLGLALCRLVAEAHDGRVWVDVGEQGGSTFHLLIRDTRREAVAFSS; encoded by the coding sequence CTGGTTGAATATCCCCGTCGAAACATTCAAGGCGCACCTCGATACCTTTTTGCAAGGCGGCGCACGCGCTCTTGGTGGGACGGGGATGGAAGACCACGAGACCACTGGCAAAATTATGGCGCTGAGCGCCGTCAACCAGATGCTTGGGACGATCCTCGTCTTGGATGACTTGCTACGCGAAGCGGTGGATGTCCTCAAAACGCTTTTCGGGTACTTTCCCTCCATCGGCTTGATCCAAGAGGACACAATCTTGATCAAGCATGGCTATTACGCCGACGAATCACGCTTGGAAAGCGGCTTGCGGCTCACCCTTGACAGCCGCCACCCGATGGCATGGTGCGCCCGCAACGGACGGCTGTTGAACATCCCCGATATGATCGAAGATTCCCGCTTTAACCCTGATAACCTCACCAATCAGGCACGTTCCTATCTCGTCTTTCCGCTCATCCTCAAGGGGACAACCCTTGGCGTGCTGATGGTGAACCACCTTGAGCCGCGCCATTTTGATAGCCGCGATGTCGCCGTCTTGGAGACGGTCTCGTTTCATCTGGCGGTGGCGGTTGAAAACGCCCTCTTGTTTACGCAGATAGATCGCCGCGTGATGCAGTTGGAGATGTTCCGGGGTATTGCCTCCCATGCCATTGAAGCGCGGGATATGGAAACGCTGATTCAGCACACGACGACAGCCGCCCGTGAGATGATGGGCTGCGATCTGTTGGGAATTGGTATTTTGGGCGAGCAGAATGAGTACCTGCTGCTTTCCAGCCAAGAATTTGGGCAGAGTCCTGTTCAACAGGTCATTGCCCTTGAAAGCGGCACATTGATTGCCGCTGTGGTCAACGGCATAAGCAGCCGCCATTACCCCAACCGCGCCCTTGCCGAAAATGATCAGGTGCGCTTTCAGGGTGCGCGGATGCAATCTGGTGTGTGCGTTCCCCTTCGCCAGCGCGGAGAGATGATCGGCGTCATTTTTGCCGAGAGCCGCCACCCCTATGCTTTTGATACGCACGATATTTCCACCCTCAAGTTATTGGCCGATCAACTCAGCGGGGCGTTGAATGGCGTCTCCCTTTTTGAGCAAACGCAGGCACAGTTGAACGAAATTCGGAAGTTTCGGCAGCTTGCCAATGAATCGAATGTGGGCATTGTCACCCGCGATGGCGAGGGCGTCATTGAATATGCCAACAGCGCCGCCGCCGAACTGTTTGGGGCTACTTCACCAGAATCGCTGAGTGGGCGCTTATTCAATGAATTTGTTGCCGACCCTGAGGCATGGGCAAAGGCAAACGAGCAGTTTACGACATGGGCGATGCAGTTGGGTGGTTGGTCGGGCGAAGTACGCCTTAAACCGGTTAATGACCAGGAGACGGTGGTTGAAATCTCCATCTTTCCTATCTTTGCCACCAATGGCGAGTTCATCAACTTTGGGATGATCCTCCAAGATGTCACCGAGCGCCGCGCCCTTAGCCAAGCGATGGAACAAGAAAAACTGCGCTTTGAGGCACTCTTTGAATCCACTGACAATGGCTTGATTGCATGGGATGAGCAGTGGCGAATTGTCCTTGTCAATTCCACTGCCGCGATGTATCTCGGCGTGCCGGGCGAATACCTTGAATCGCTCAGCCGCAGCAGCATTCGGCTTTTGCCGCCCCTCGAAAAAATTATGACCGCCGATGAGGATGTTCGCTTCGAGCTTGAGGGCAAGGTGCGCCGTATGGTGCGCTGCCGGCATATCCCCTGGCAAACGACAACCAGCAGTGGAATGCTCACCGTCATTTACGACGAAACCAGCCAAGCCGAGCTGGAACGCCAACGCGATGATATGCTCCATATGCTGGTTCACGATTTGCGCAGCCCGCTGCAAAGCGTCTTAAACGGGGTGATCTTTGCCCAAGAAGCGCTTGATGAAAAACACAACGAAGTGAATCCGGCGCGGGCGCTCAACTATCTAGGGAAGGCGGGGCGTGGTCTGGCACAGATCATGAGCGTTGCCGATAACCTGTTGCAGATTACCAAGTTGGAAGCGGGGATGATGCCCATCCAACCCTCACTGTTGGATGTTCGCGCCGTCTTGCAAGAGGTGGTCGATTCGCTCATTGGAAAAACCACCGCCGCCCGCCTGAACGCCGATGTGTGTGTGGATGCCAACGTGCCACCGCTCTCGGCAGATGGCGGCTTGCTGCGGCGGGCGCTGATCAATCTTTATGACAACGCGATCAAGTTCAGTCCACCCGGATCAACGATCACCCTCGCCGCCCACACCCTCCCCCCCGCCGATCCAAACGATCAGCGTGTGGGGGTTGTTCTCAGCATCACCGATGCCGGACCGGGCGTCCCCGAATCTTACCGCCAAGTCATTTTTGAAAAGTATGGGCAAGCGCCGAATCAAGAATCAGGGCAAAAAGGGACGGGCTTGGGCTTAGCCCTTTGTCGTCTTGTTGCCGAGGCGCACGATGGGCGTGTTTGGGTGGATGTTGGCGAACAGGGTGGGAGTACCTTTCACCTGCTCATCCGCGATACCCGCCGTGAAGCCGTCGCCTTCTCGTCCTAG
- a CDS encoding Nif3-like dinuclear metal center hexameric protein, producing MIALKPITAKLDTFFKVASYPENFRVATTPPGYDALLARFALPEFINISYNGLFLNNTPEIDRVYLVVFPNRDVIDQIIAREVERGAPGALIFTHHAADYPESQYPSAVYITEPQLEELREHRIACYVCHAPLDCNPELSTSGAIADALKLKVLGRFATYHGGQSGVYGKWGGSGFDELTKKLMETHDLPTLRYGNIRHNGQIVHKVAIVAGFGGTPEFIQEAAALGCDTFITGEWFPFGPGDWRAEYREKMRALLPTIPLNLIATSHYASEMIVLRDGMKAWFREHAPGVEIVLMTQKDPWR from the coding sequence ATGATCGCCCTGAAACCAATCACCGCAAAACTGGATACCTTTTTCAAGGTGGCGTCCTATCCCGAAAACTTTCGGGTGGCAACCACCCCGCCGGGCTATGATGCGCTCTTGGCACGCTTTGCCCTGCCAGAGTTTATCAATATCTCGTATAACGGGCTTTTCCTCAACAACACACCGGAAATTGACCGTGTGTACCTTGTTGTCTTTCCCAACCGCGATGTGATCGACCAGATTATTGCCCGTGAAGTGGAACGCGGCGCGCCGGGGGCGCTGATCTTCACTCATCACGCCGCCGATTATCCAGAAAGCCAGTACCCTTCTGCTGTTTACATCACCGAGCCGCAGTTGGAAGAACTGCGCGAACACCGCATCGCCTGTTATGTCTGCCACGCCCCGCTGGATTGCAACCCCGAACTCTCCACCAGTGGCGCCATTGCCGATGCTCTTAAACTCAAGGTATTAGGGCGTTTCGCCACCTATCATGGTGGGCAGTCTGGCGTGTATGGAAAATGGGGGGGCAGCGGCTTTGACGAACTGACGAAAAAGCTGATGGAAACGCATGACCTCCCCACCCTTCGCTATGGGAATATTCGCCACAATGGGCAGATTGTTCACAAGGTTGCCATTGTTGCTGGTTTTGGGGGGACGCCAGAATTCATCCAAGAAGCGGCGGCGCTTGGCTGCGATACGTTCATCACGGGCGAATGGTTTCCCTTTGGTCCCGGCGATTGGCGTGCCGAGTACCGCGAGAAAATGCGGGCGCTGCTGCCCACCATTCCCCTTAATCTGATCGCCACCTCCCATTACGCCAGCGAGATGATCGTCCTGCGGGACGGGATGAAGGCGTGGTTTCGGGAACACGCCCCCGGTGTGGAGATCGTTCTGATGACCCAGAAAGACCCCTGGCGATGA
- a CDS encoding aminoacyl-tRNA hydrolase, whose protein sequence is MIVGLGNPGRDYDNTRHNIGFRAADALAAAYGFTFAKKQAKGILADGLIAERKVILVKPQTYMNLSGETVRPLIDFYQIPLANLLVISDDLDIPLGTIRIREKGGSGGQKGIKSIIDHVGTQEFPRLRIGIGRPPGRMDPAAYVLQPFAANQQLEVSLTLDRVVKAVDTWLRFGLALMMTRHNGTTDEAARNAEAQPPAPPKVAEKPPESVG, encoded by the coding sequence CTGATTGTTGGCTTGGGCAACCCCGGACGGGACTATGACAACACCCGTCACAATATCGGCTTTCGGGCGGCAGATGCCCTCGCCGCCGCCTATGGCTTCACCTTTGCCAAAAAACAGGCAAAGGGCATTCTTGCCGATGGGCTAATTGCCGAACGGAAAGTTATCCTCGTCAAGCCGCAAACCTACATGAATCTCAGTGGCGAAACCGTCCGCCCGCTGATTGATTTTTACCAGATTCCGCTGGCAAATCTGCTAGTGATCTCGGATGATTTGGACATTCCGCTAGGGACGATCCGTATTCGCGAAAAGGGCGGCAGCGGCGGACAAAAGGGCATCAAAAGCATCATCGATCATGTAGGGACACAGGAGTTTCCTCGCCTTCGGATTGGCATTGGCAGACCGCCCGGGCGGATGGACCCCGCTGCTTATGTGTTACAGCCCTTTGCCGCCAATCAACAGCTAGAGGTCTCGCTCACCCTAGACCGCGTGGTGAAGGCGGTGGATACATGGCTGCGGTTCGGTTTGGCGCTCATGATGACCCGCCACAACGGGACGACGGATGAGGCAGCACGAAACGCCGAGGCACAGCCCCCCGCCCCGCCAAAGGTAGCCGAAAAACCCCCAGAGAGCGTCGGGTAA
- a CDS encoding TlpA family protein disulfide reductase: MFFLGARWLRFLVAAILVIAAVSLVLVRGLPSVNNSYAVNPYPTDEIALPLRVGDRPPPLPGVTFAPYPTIITFWATWCAPCEVEMPILQRQFEDLAVRVIGVNTAETATHTDLQAWLAARGITFEIITDRDGAIARAYGAGRALPVTVFLDREGVIQFAWAGALPEWEIRRWTWWIAAR, encoded by the coding sequence GTGTTCTTCCTCGGCGCCCGTTGGCTGCGGTTTTTGGTTGCGGCGATCTTGGTGATCGCTGCGGTGAGCCTTGTGCTTGTCAGGGGGCTGCCCTCCGTCAATAATTCTTATGCCGTGAATCCCTACCCCACCGACGAAATCGCTCTCCCTTTGAGGGTGGGGGATCGCCCCCCGCCCCTCCCGGGCGTCACCTTTGCCCCTTACCCGACGATCATCACCTTCTGGGCGACGTGGTGCGCCCCCTGTGAGGTCGAAATGCCCATCCTCCAGCGCCAATTTGAGGATTTAGCCGTGCGCGTCATTGGGGTGAACACCGCCGAGACAGCGACACATACCGACCTTCAGGCGTGGCTTGCCGCACGGGGAATCACCTTCGAGATCATCACGGATCGGGATGGAGCGATTGCCCGTGCCTATGGTGCGGGAAGGGCGCTCCCCGTGACGGTGTTCCTTGACCGAGAAGGGGTGATTCAGTTTGCCTGGGCGGGCGCCTTGCCCGAATGGGAAATTCGCCGTTGGACGTGGTGGATCGCGGCGCGGTAG
- a CDS encoding glycosyltransferase family 39 protein: MSLTTHPESYHTYLFFRPLWRVAALTVILTLALFLRLVAIERVGDGNTYYTAAVASMLQSSSNFFFAAAEPGGSVSVDKPPLGLWIQAFSALLFGVSGVSVTLPQIVAGVLSVLLLYHIVGRRFGVRAGLIAALALAVMPVTIAADRNNTMDSLLILTLILAAWAFLRATETGKLRPLLVGALLVGIGFNIKMLQAYLILPALYSLYLCGASVGVRRKVLSLALASVVLVGSSLAWIIVVELTPAAQRPYVGSSQTNSALELAIGYNGLQRLLGMDLGGRGGTIRQFPPPNGGSGGAAPVPPLGGGGRMGGMFGGEVGSPGVLRFFQPELANEISWLLPLGFGLGLLLLIGERPRRPLTNTHRALILWGGWLVTGIVFFSVSEFFHAYYLATLSPALAALLGIGLSRLYERAQTRQWLTVMLIALCLGTLLYQIAAAMSYGLPLPVLLIGLVGVIVLFVLSGLWLAWRPSFGAGLAAALMAAVFAIPTAWGALTALDPQVNNVLPSAYAGGRGGGGSMVAFGGGNPPSLPAGGLPAGGGFSDRMGEVNAEMLAYLEEHTTKTKYLVAVSSAMTGAPLVLETHRPVLYLGGFTGSDPIHSAESIAALVKAGDLRYVLASGMPMGGAGGEGDQGVMAWVGANCQRVEGLTTTPNLIGIGATLLGMGGGITPGLYACGG; encoded by the coding sequence ATGTCTTTAACCACCCATCCTGAGTCATACCACACTTACCTCTTTTTTCGCCCGTTGTGGCGCGTTGCGGCGCTGACGGTTATTCTGACTCTCGCCCTCTTTTTGCGCCTCGTCGCCATTGAGCGCGTGGGCGACGGGAACACCTATTACACCGCCGCCGTTGCCAGTATGCTGCAATCCTCCTCAAATTTCTTCTTCGCCGCTGCCGAACCGGGCGGATCGGTTTCTGTCGACAAACCACCGCTAGGGTTGTGGATTCAGGCGTTCTCGGCGCTGCTCTTTGGGGTGAGCGGTGTCAGTGTGACGCTGCCGCAGATCGTCGCTGGCGTCCTCTCGGTGCTGCTGCTCTACCACATTGTGGGGCGGCGCTTTGGGGTAAGGGCGGGGTTGATTGCCGCCCTTGCCCTCGCCGTAATGCCCGTGACGATTGCTGCGGATCGCAACAACACGATGGATTCCCTGCTTATTTTGACTTTGATCCTTGCGGCGTGGGCATTTCTACGGGCGACAGAGACGGGAAAACTACGCCCCCTGCTTGTTGGGGCGCTTTTGGTGGGGATCGGCTTCAATATCAAGATGCTGCAAGCCTATTTGATCCTTCCCGCGCTCTATAGTTTATACCTGTGCGGGGCATCCGTTGGCGTGCGGCGGAAGGTGCTTTCGCTTGCCCTTGCCAGCGTCGTCTTGGTGGGCAGTTCGTTGGCGTGGATCATCGTTGTGGAGTTGACCCCCGCCGCACAGCGTCCCTATGTGGGCAGCAGCCAGACGAACAGCGCCCTTGAATTAGCCATCGGCTACAACGGCTTGCAACGCCTTTTGGGAATGGATTTGGGGGGACGCGGTGGTACTATCCGGCAGTTTCCTCCCCCAAACGGCGGGAGCGGCGGGGCTGCTCCGGTACCTCCACTAGGGGGCGGCGGGCGGATGGGCGGCATGTTTGGCGGTGAGGTCGGTTCGCCCGGCGTGCTGCGCTTCTTTCAGCCCGAATTGGCGAACGAGATCAGTTGGCTGCTGCCGCTTGGGTTCGGGTTGGGGCTGCTATTGCTGATTGGGGAACGCCCCCGCCGCCCTCTGACAAACACGCACCGCGCCCTCATCCTATGGGGCGGTTGGCTGGTGACGGGCATCGTCTTTTTCAGTGTCTCAGAGTTCTTCCACGCCTACTACTTGGCGACACTCTCGCCAGCGCTTGCCGCCCTGCTTGGGATTGGGCTGAGTCGCCTTTATGAACGCGCACAAACGCGGCAGTGGCTCACCGTGATGCTTATCGCCCTTTGTTTGGGAACACTGCTCTACCAAATCGCGGCAGCGATGAGCTATGGGCTGCCCCTGCCTGTGCTGCTGATCGGTCTTGTGGGGGTGATCGTTTTGTTCGTCCTAAGCGGGCTGTGGCTGGCATGGCGACCATCCTTCGGGGCGGGGCTTGCTGCCGCGCTCATGGCGGCGGTGTTTGCCATACCCACCGCATGGGGGGCGCTCACAGCGCTTGATCCCCAAGTGAACAACGTCTTGCCCAGCGCCTATGCGGGCGGGCGAGGCGGTGGCGGGAGCATGGTTGCCTTTGGTGGGGGAAACCCACCATCCTTGCCGGCGGGCGGGCTGCCCGCTGGCGGTGGTTTCTCAGACAGAATGGGCGAGGTAAACGCCGAAATGCTCGCCTACCTTGAGGAACATACTACTAAGACGAAATACCTCGTGGCGGTCAGCAGCGCCATGACGGGCGCACCGCTTGTCCTAGAGACACACCGCCCCGTGTTGTATTTGGGCGGCTTCACCGGCAGTGACCCGATTCACAGCGCAGAGAGCATCGCCGCATTGGTGAAGGCGGGTGACCTACGCTACGTCTTAGCGTCGGGGATGCCGATGGGGGGTGCGGGAGGTGAAGGCGATCAGGGCGTCATGGCGTGGGTGGGGGCAAATTGCCAACGTGTCGAAGGGCTGACAACCACCCCAAACTTAATTGGGATCGGGGCAACCCTGTTAGGTATGGGCGGGGGAATCACACCCGGCTTGTATGCCTGCGGGGGGTGA
- the asnB gene encoding asparagine synthase (glutamine-hydrolyzing), with protein sequence MCGIVGAIDLEGKSIDPACLKRMADAIRHRGPDGEGFYISGAVGIGMRRLSIIDVAGGDQPIANEDTTLQIVFNGEIYNYRELQTTLQGRGHALRTRSDTETILHLYEDHDLTLFDHLRGMYAFALWDSRRERLLLAVDHIGIKPLYVAQVGNVLIFASEVKALFAYGDDVPRILNLPALETYLTYGFMVGDETPFEGIRRLDPGTALVVEKGAVRTIQHWAMTYPEQPMSEAEAVERVRATLREAVSIHLRSDVPLGLFLSGGVDSATLLALMAGELSGTIETFSVGYSDGDHPDDELSAARASAACFSGTHHELTLTAADWWGHVERYVYAHDEPNANPSAVSLLALSELTGRHVKVVLNGIGSDELFAGYALYRDLPRALRQAATIRRLLPALLRNAARGAIRSAEGLYPFLRQGRFVGAVPNLFPPAYHRLEPDEVHHLWRTMAFDGTVFTDGLRRSLLCLPEGGRAFSVFQALLARAPQTMAENLIHWLKMYLWLPGNGLLSADKVSMAHSLEGRVPFFDRILMELVGTIPAAIRLKGNKFLLRAAMDETLPAPIRDRAKKPFGTPIRAWFEGALRERLREVLYDPAARQRPYLDGVVYRRLIDGHFAGRTSQTELIWRLVTLELWVRGFGV encoded by the coding sequence ATGTGTGGCATTGTCGGCGCGATTGATTTAGAAGGCAAGTCCATCGACCCCGCCTGCCTCAAACGGATGGCAGACGCCATTCGCCACCGCGGACCGGATGGGGAGGGGTTTTACATTTCAGGTGCGGTAGGAATTGGGATGCGCCGCCTGAGCATCATTGATGTGGCGGGCGGCGATCAGCCGATTGCCAATGAAGATACCACCCTTCAGATCGTTTTCAACGGCGAAATCTACAACTACCGCGAACTGCAAACCACCCTTCAGGGGCGGGGACATGCCCTCCGCACCCGCTCCGACACGGAAACGATCCTCCATCTTTATGAAGATCACGATCTGACTCTCTTTGATCACCTGCGTGGGATGTATGCCTTTGCCCTGTGGGATTCCCGACGGGAGCGCCTTCTCTTAGCGGTTGACCACATCGGGATCAAACCCCTTTATGTTGCTCAGGTGGGAAATGTTCTGATCTTCGCCAGCGAGGTGAAGGCGCTCTTTGCCTATGGAGACGACGTTCCCCGCATCCTGAATCTACCCGCCCTCGAAACGTACCTGACCTATGGGTTCATGGTAGGCGACGAGACGCCTTTTGAGGGGATTCGGCGCCTTGACCCCGGAACAGCGCTTGTTGTTGAAAAGGGCGCCGTGCGGACGATTCAGCATTGGGCAATGACCTATCCCGAACAGCCCATGAGCGAGGCAGAGGCGGTGGAGCGCGTGCGGGCAACGCTGCGCGAAGCCGTCTCCATCCACCTGCGAAGCGATGTCCCTTTAGGGTTGTTCCTCAGCGGCGGGGTCGATTCGGCAACCCTGTTGGCGCTCATGGCGGGGGAACTGTCAGGGACGATTGAGACGTTCAGCGTCGGCTACAGTGACGGCGATCACCCCGACGATGAACTGAGCGCTGCCCGTGCCAGCGCCGCCTGTTTCAGCGGCACCCACCATGAACTGACCCTGACGGCGGCGGATTGGTGGGGGCATGTCGAGCGCTATGTCTACGCCCACGACGAGCCGAACGCGAATCCTTCAGCGGTGTCGCTCTTGGCGCTCTCCGAACTGACCGGACGGCATGTGAAGGTTGTCCTGAACGGGATCGGGAGCGACGAACTCTTTGCCGGCTACGCGCTCTACCGCGATCTCCCTCGCGCCCTACGGCAAGCGGCGACGATTCGCCGTCTTCTTCCCGCGCTCTTGCGAAACGCGGCACGGGGAGCGATCCGCTCCGCTGAGGGACTTTACCCATTTCTGAGGCAGGGGCGGTTTGTGGGCGCAGTGCCGAATCTTTTCCCGCCCGCCTATCACCGCCTTGAGCCGGACGAGGTGCATCACTTGTGGCGGACAATGGCGTTTGATGGGACGGTGTTCACCGATGGGCTGCGGCGTTCGCTGCTGTGCCTGCCCGAAGGCGGGCGCGCCTTTAGTGTATTTCAGGCGCTCTTAGCCCGTGCGCCACAAACAATGGCGGAGAACCTGATCCACTGGCTGAAGATGTACCTCTGGCTGCCGGGCAATGGGCTGCTCTCTGCCGATAAAGTCTCTATGGCACACTCGCTGGAAGGGCGCGTCCCCTTCTTTGACCGCATTTTGATGGAACTAGTGGGGACGATTCCCGCCGCCATCCGCCTGAAGGGGAACAAATTTTTACTGCGGGCGGCGATGGATGAAACACTGCCCGCGCCGATTCGGGATCGGGCGAAAAAACCTTTTGGGACGCCCATTCGGGCGTGGTTTGAAGGGGCGCTGCGCGAACGGCTGCGCGAGGTACTCTATGACCCCGCCGCCCGCCAACGCCCCTACCTTGATGGGGTGGTCTACAGGCGGCTGATCGATGGGCATTTCGCCGGACGCACCTCCCAAACGGAGCTTATTTGGCGGTTAGTAACGCTGGAACTATGGGTGCGGGGATTTGGGGTATGA
- a CDS encoding cyclase family protein yields MRLYDITRTISPTLAVFPGDTPFSAQRMLSLANGDSVNLFALTMTAHCGTHADAVYHYSDAGIHPDQLPLERYLGAAQVVHISRTHGGITPDDLSGIDLRLAPRLLFRTRASVLTDDQWDGDFVHPTPELVDYAADQGVFLVGVDTPSVDHPSSKTLPTHRRMYERDIVILENIMLRDVPMGVYELIALPLKIAGVCGTPIRAVLRG; encoded by the coding sequence ATGCGTCTTTACGACATTACCCGCACCATCTCCCCCACGTTGGCGGTTTTTCCCGGCGATACGCCCTTTTCCGCCCAACGGATGCTCTCACTGGCAAACGGGGACTCGGTGAATCTGTTCGCCCTGACGATGACCGCCCACTGTGGGACGCACGCCGATGCTGTCTACCACTACAGCGATGCGGGGATTCACCCCGATCAGCTTCCCCTAGAGCGTTATCTCGGCGCGGCACAGGTCGTCCATATTTCGCGCACGCACGGCGGGATCACCCCTGACGACCTGAGCGGCATTGATCTTCGTCTTGCCCCGCGCCTGCTCTTTCGGACACGAGCAAGCGTCCTCACGGATGATCAGTGGGATGGTGATTTTGTTCACCCAACGCCCGAACTTGTTGATTACGCCGCCGATCAGGGGGTGTTTTTGGTGGGGGTTGATACGCCCTCTGTGGATCACCCTAGCAGCAAGACACTGCCCACCCACCGCCGCATGTACGAGCGCGATATTGTGATCCTCGAAAACATCATGCTGCGCGATGTCCCGATGGGGGTCTATGAACTGATCGCCCTGCCACTGAAGATCGCAGGGGTGTGCGGGACGCCCATCCGCGCCGTCTTGCGCGGGTGA